In Streptantibioticus cattleyicolor NRRL 8057 = DSM 46488, a genomic segment contains:
- a CDS encoding tetratricopeptide repeat protein, with protein sequence MERRQFLTATAAVGLAALDLTDAEAITRRVKRPGPVRVGMGEVAAIHSMTTALGDAASELGGGHARHLAVRYLIDDVKPWLDGAYTEKTGRELFAATSQLLQLIGWMARDAGEQGLAQRYHVHSFKLAAEAGENELAATALRGLADQAIDLGHVPAAVRLAEACEHQGRKLTNPKALAYYRNTYARAAAADGDSTIAAAMLTASQAAIEHAPAKPGASWASHYSPGRWAHESGMIHASLGDLPAAEEHLHLALDIHGLDRKRTRAIVLADLGQVQLKRGDTETALATWHEFVDCAEGVQSVRINDAVGNITARLPHLPDTGAAQELKERLAGRAT encoded by the coding sequence GTGGAGCGACGGCAGTTCCTGACCGCGACCGCTGCCGTCGGCCTGGCAGCGCTCGACCTCACCGACGCCGAAGCGATCACCCGACGTGTCAAGCGCCCGGGCCCGGTCAGGGTGGGCATGGGTGAAGTGGCCGCGATCCATTCCATGACCACGGCGCTGGGCGACGCCGCCTCCGAACTCGGCGGCGGCCACGCACGCCACCTGGCCGTGCGCTACCTCATCGACGACGTCAAGCCCTGGCTAGACGGCGCGTACACCGAGAAGACCGGCCGCGAACTGTTCGCCGCGACCTCTCAACTCCTCCAGCTCATCGGGTGGATGGCGCGCGATGCCGGGGAACAGGGCCTCGCGCAGCGCTATCACGTCCACTCGTTCAAGCTGGCCGCGGAGGCCGGAGAGAACGAGCTCGCGGCCACCGCGCTGCGGGGGCTGGCGGACCAGGCCATCGACCTCGGGCACGTCCCCGCCGCCGTCCGGCTCGCCGAGGCGTGCGAGCATCAGGGCCGCAAGCTGACCAACCCCAAGGCGCTGGCGTACTACCGGAACACCTACGCCCGCGCCGCCGCGGCCGACGGCGACAGCACCATCGCCGCGGCGATGCTGACCGCCTCCCAGGCCGCGATCGAACACGCGCCCGCCAAGCCCGGCGCGTCGTGGGCCTCGCATTACAGCCCCGGCCGGTGGGCGCACGAGTCTGGCATGATCCACGCCTCGCTCGGCGACCTGCCGGCCGCCGAGGAGCATCTGCACCTCGCCCTCGACATTCACGGGCTCGACCGCAAGCGCACCCGCGCGATCGTGCTGGCCGACCTCGGTCAGGTACAGCTCAAGCGGGGCGACACCGAGACGGCTCTCGCGACCTGGCACGAGTTCGTGGACTGTGCCGAGGGCGTGCAGTCGGTCCGGATCAACGACGCGGTCGGCAACATTACGGCCCGCCTGCCCCATCTCCCCGACACCGGCGCCGCCCAGGAGTTGAAGGAACGGCTCGCCGGTCGAGCCACGTAG
- a CDS encoding ATP-binding protein, translating into MSPEVFGPVATGGWDCASFRITDVAAARSCRRKARWMLEQWGLASIPDLAADVEVIVSELVTNVRRHAADAYPWGRLTLGHTGERLELSVHGRNGDRHGPYTAMRHQVSGEAESGRGLSIVRELAAAHRGDVFIRPDWDGAGKFVRVSLPLPNGVRSTIASRCPFLP; encoded by the coding sequence ATGTCTCCTGAGGTGTTCGGGCCGGTAGCCACTGGTGGCTGGGACTGCGCGAGTTTTCGCATCACGGACGTGGCTGCCGCCCGGTCCTGTCGGCGTAAAGCCCGGTGGATGCTGGAGCAGTGGGGGTTGGCGTCCATCCCCGACCTGGCGGCCGATGTCGAGGTCATCGTCTCGGAGTTGGTGACCAACGTCCGTCGGCACGCGGCGGACGCGTATCCCTGGGGGCGGCTCACCCTGGGGCACACGGGCGAACGGCTGGAGCTCTCCGTGCATGGCCGCAACGGCGACCGCCACGGACCGTACACGGCCATGCGTCATCAGGTGTCCGGCGAAGCGGAGTCCGGACGGGGGCTGTCCATAGTGCGTGAGCTGGCCGCCGCACACCGCGGTGATGTCTTCATCAGGCCGGACTGGGACGGAGCGGGCAAGTTCGTGCGGGTGTCCTTGCCGTTGCCGAACGGCGTGCGGTCCACCATCGCGTCACGTTGCCCGTTCCTGCCGTGA
- a CDS encoding aldo/keto reductase yields the protein MEYTQLGRTGLKVSRLVLGTMNFGPLTEEAESHAIMDAALEAGVNFFDTANVYGWGENKGRTEEIIGSWFAKGGGRREKTVLATKVYGQMGEWPNEGRLSALHIRRAAEASLRRLGTDHIDLYQFHHVDRGTPWDEIWQAIDVLVQQGKVLYAGSSNFAGWHIARANEAAARRGSLGLVSEQCLYNLVERRAEMEVVPAAQEYGLGVIPWSPLHGGLLGGAIRKERERAGGRSAQGRSADALKNASRREQIQAYEDLCAEHGHEPGEVALAWLLTRPGVTGPIVGPRTAGQLESALRAVELKPAPEFLTALEEVFPGPGPSPEAFAW from the coding sequence ATGGAGTATACGCAGCTCGGACGTACCGGATTGAAGGTCTCCCGACTGGTGCTGGGCACCATGAACTTCGGCCCGCTGACCGAGGAGGCGGAGAGCCACGCGATCATGGACGCCGCCCTGGAGGCGGGGGTCAACTTCTTCGACACCGCCAACGTCTACGGATGGGGCGAGAACAAGGGGCGCACGGAGGAGATCATCGGGTCGTGGTTCGCCAAGGGCGGCGGACGGCGGGAGAAGACCGTGCTGGCCACCAAGGTCTACGGGCAGATGGGCGAGTGGCCCAACGAGGGCAGGCTCTCCGCCCTCCACATCCGCCGCGCCGCCGAGGCGAGCCTGAGGCGGCTCGGCACCGACCACATCGACCTGTACCAGTTCCACCACGTGGACCGCGGGACCCCGTGGGACGAGATCTGGCAGGCGATCGACGTCCTCGTCCAGCAGGGCAAGGTGCTCTACGCGGGGTCGTCCAACTTCGCCGGTTGGCACATCGCGCGGGCCAACGAGGCCGCGGCGCGGCGGGGCTCGCTGGGGCTCGTCTCCGAGCAGTGCCTGTACAACCTGGTGGAGCGGCGCGCCGAGATGGAGGTGGTCCCGGCGGCGCAGGAGTACGGGCTCGGGGTGATCCCGTGGTCGCCGCTGCACGGCGGGCTGCTGGGCGGGGCCATCCGCAAGGAGCGGGAGCGGGCCGGGGGACGTTCCGCCCAGGGGCGCTCGGCGGACGCGCTGAAGAACGCGTCCCGGCGCGAGCAGATCCAGGCGTACGAGGACCTGTGCGCAGAGCACGGCCACGAGCCCGGCGAGGTGGCGCTGGCCTGGCTGCTCACCCGGCCCGGGGTCACCGGGCCGATCGTGGGACCGCGGACCGCCGGACAGCTGGAGTCGGCGCTGCGGGCGGTCGAGCTGAAGCCGGCGCCGGAGTTCCTGACCGCGCTGGAGGAGGTCTTCCCGGGCCCGGGCCCGTCCCCGGAGGCGTTCGCCTGGTGA
- the thpR gene encoding RNA 2',3'-cyclic phosphodiesterase encodes MRLFVAVAPPDEALRELGDVVDGLRALPGADALRWTGPEQWHLTLAFLGEVAEDTLPDLRERLARAARRHPPARLRLAGGGRFGDRVLWAGVTGHTPELGRLAASVNAAARHAGIALDEERRFTAHLTLARNRGHTRLRPFAEPLADFAGRDWTAREIALIRSNLPAPASAAPGAPGPRPRYQTLGTWPLGH; translated from the coding sequence ATGAGACTCTTCGTGGCGGTGGCCCCGCCGGACGAGGCGCTGCGTGAACTGGGCGACGTGGTCGACGGCCTGCGCGCCCTCCCCGGCGCCGACGCGTTGCGCTGGACCGGCCCCGAGCAGTGGCACCTGACGCTCGCCTTCCTCGGCGAGGTGGCCGAGGACACCCTGCCCGACCTGCGCGAACGCCTCGCCAGGGCAGCCCGCCGACACCCGCCGGCCCGACTGCGGCTGGCCGGCGGCGGACGCTTCGGCGACCGCGTGCTGTGGGCCGGCGTCACCGGCCACACCCCCGAGCTGGGCCGCCTGGCCGCCTCGGTGAACGCCGCCGCCCGCCACGCCGGCATCGCCCTGGACGAGGAGCGCCGCTTCACCGCCCACCTGACCCTGGCCCGCAACCGCGGCCACACCAGGCTGCGCCCGTTCGCCGAACCGCTCGCCGACTTCGCCGGCCGCGACTGGACGGCCCGGGAGATCGCCCTGATCCGCAGCAACCTCCCGGCCCCCGCGTCCGCCGCCCCCGGCGCCCCTGGACCCCGGCCGCGCTACCAGACCCTGGGGACCTGGCCGCTGGGTCACTGA
- a CDS encoding MFS transporter, which translates to MSSAPGADPAPGSNPTTPTTTAKRSTFSSLKVRNYRLFATGAVISNTGTWMSRIAQDWLVLSLTGSSTAVGVTTAMQFLPMLLFGLYGGVIADRYPKRRLLLVTQSTMGLLGLLLAALTLSGHVQVWHVYAIAFLLGVVTVVDNPTRQSFVVEMVGPQDVRNAVSLNSANFQTARLIGPAVAGALITAVGSGWAFLINGLSFGAPLIGLLLMRPAELHEVQRAPRGKGQLREGLRYVAGRPDLMWTIVLVGFIGTFGFNFAIWLSAFAQGVFRSGAGTYGLFNSAMAIGSLIGALLAARRATTRMRMLLFAAMAFGLLEMVAALSPSLWIFTGLLVVIGVFGITVNTTANSSVQLGTDPAMRGRVMSLFMMVFTGGTPLGGPLVGWVTDTYGPRIGFLSGGLVSAGAAVFIAVMLARVGGLRLKVGLRSGRPHVRFVPRDGGRTAEDVTVAA; encoded by the coding sequence TTGAGTTCGGCCCCCGGAGCAGACCCCGCACCCGGATCGAACCCCACCACCCCGACGACCACGGCCAAGCGCTCCACCTTCAGCTCGCTCAAGGTCCGCAACTACCGGCTCTTCGCCACCGGTGCCGTGATATCCAACACCGGCACCTGGATGTCCCGCATCGCGCAGGACTGGCTGGTGCTCAGCCTCACCGGCTCCTCCACCGCGGTGGGCGTCACCACCGCCATGCAGTTCCTGCCGATGCTGCTCTTCGGGCTCTACGGCGGCGTCATCGCCGACCGCTACCCCAAGCGCCGCCTGCTGCTGGTCACGCAGTCCACCATGGGCCTGCTCGGCCTGCTGCTGGCCGCGCTCACCCTCAGCGGCCACGTCCAGGTCTGGCACGTGTACGCCATCGCGTTCCTGCTCGGCGTGGTGACCGTGGTCGACAACCCCACCCGCCAGTCCTTCGTGGTCGAGATGGTCGGCCCCCAGGACGTCCGCAACGCGGTCAGCCTCAACTCGGCGAACTTCCAGACCGCCCGCCTCATCGGCCCCGCCGTCGCCGGCGCGCTGATCACCGCGGTCGGCAGCGGCTGGGCCTTCCTGATCAACGGGCTGTCGTTCGGCGCCCCGCTGATCGGCCTGCTGCTGATGCGCCCCGCCGAGCTCCACGAGGTCCAGCGGGCCCCGCGCGGCAAGGGCCAGCTACGGGAGGGCCTGCGGTACGTGGCCGGGCGACCCGACCTGATGTGGACGATCGTGCTGGTCGGCTTCATCGGCACCTTCGGCTTCAACTTCGCCATCTGGCTCTCCGCCTTCGCGCAGGGCGTCTTCCGCTCCGGCGCCGGCACCTACGGGCTCTTCAACAGCGCCATGGCGATCGGCTCGCTGATCGGCGCGCTGCTCGCCGCCCGCCGGGCCACCACCCGGATGCGGATGCTGCTCTTCGCGGCGATGGCGTTCGGCCTGCTGGAGATGGTGGCCGCTCTGTCGCCCTCGCTGTGGATCTTCACCGGGCTGCTGGTGGTGATCGGCGTCTTCGGCATCACCGTCAACACCACGGCCAACTCCTCGGTGCAGCTCGGCACCGATCCGGCGATGCGCGGCCGGGTGATGAGCTTGTTCATGATGGTCTTCACCGGCGGCACCCCGCTGGGCGGTCCGCTGGTCGGCTGGGTCACCGACACCTACGGCCCCCGGATCGGCTTCCTCAGCGGCGGCCTGGTCTCCGCGGGCGCCGCGGTCTTCATCGCCGTGATGCTCGCCCGGGTCGGCGGGCTGCGGCTCAAGGTCGGGCTGCGCTCCGGCCGCCCGCACGTACGGTTCGTACCCCGGGACGGCGGCCGGACCGCCGAGGACGTCACGGTCGCTGCGTGA
- a CDS encoding MarR family winged helix-turn-helix transcriptional regulator: MTELSEDDLAAVNSLRSAILRLSRRMRRGVPHVVGQGAPDESLSFTEMSVLGLLVRCGSATPGELARKEHVQPPSMTRIVAMLEAKGLVRREPHPEDRRQVMVSSTEAAEAMLAESRRRRNAWLAGLAEGLTDEEWAVLRDAAPTLEKLAHL; this comes from the coding sequence GTGACCGAACTGTCCGAGGACGACCTCGCCGCGGTGAACTCCCTCCGCTCCGCCATCCTGCGGCTCTCCCGCCGGATGCGGCGCGGCGTGCCCCATGTGGTGGGCCAGGGGGCGCCCGATGAGTCGCTCAGCTTCACCGAGATGTCGGTCCTGGGCCTGCTGGTGCGCTGCGGTTCGGCGACGCCGGGGGAACTGGCCCGCAAGGAGCACGTCCAGCCGCCGTCGATGACCCGCATCGTGGCGATGCTGGAGGCCAAGGGGCTGGTCCGCCGCGAACCCCACCCGGAGGACCGCCGGCAGGTCATGGTCAGCAGCACCGAGGCGGCCGAGGCGATGCTCGCCGAGAGCCGCCGCCGGCGCAACGCGTGGCTGGCCGGCCTCGCCGAGGGCCTCACCGACGAGGAGTGGGCCGTGCTGCGTGACGCGGCCCCCACCCTGGAGAAGCTGGCCCACCTCTAG
- a CDS encoding NCS2 family permease, which yields MPSSATAPVGSAQPQAPQPARNGLDRFFKISERGSSVSREIRGGLATFFAMAYIIVLNPIILGSGVDKYGHHLAGGQLVTATVLTAALTTLLMGVIGNVPIALAAGLGINSVVALQLAPRMSWPDAMGMVVLAGLAIMLLVATGLRERVMSAVPLGLRKAIAIGIGLFIFMIGLVDSGFVSRVPDAAHTTVPLQLGATGHLNGWPVLVFVLGVLITLGLIVRKVPGAILISIVAMTVLAVILDLVAKVPAASWGLTVPKWPGNPVSTPDFGLVGKVSLFGGFHEVGIVTGVLFVFTVLLSGFFDAMGTILGVSDEAHLLTEKGDLPGMNRVLMVDGIATALGGATSSSANTCFVESTTGVGEGARTGLASVVTGLMFALSLFLTPLATMVPAQAATPALIAVGFLILAGSVRDIDWSDFTIAIPAFVTMLMMPFTYSITNGIGMGFISFCVLRLVAGRGREVPVALYVVSAVFAFYYLMPPLHLT from the coding sequence ATGCCCAGCTCGGCCACCGCCCCGGTCGGCTCCGCCCAGCCGCAGGCCCCGCAACCCGCCCGGAACGGGCTGGACCGTTTCTTCAAGATCTCCGAGCGGGGGTCGAGCGTTTCCCGTGAGATCCGTGGTGGTCTGGCGACGTTCTTCGCGATGGCGTACATCATCGTGCTGAACCCGATCATCCTCGGCAGCGGTGTGGACAAGTACGGTCACCACCTGGCCGGGGGGCAGTTGGTGACCGCCACCGTGCTGACCGCGGCGCTCACCACGTTGCTGATGGGGGTGATCGGCAACGTGCCGATCGCGCTCGCCGCCGGGCTCGGCATCAACAGCGTGGTCGCCCTCCAGCTCGCGCCCAGGATGTCCTGGCCGGACGCGATGGGCATGGTGGTGCTCGCCGGTCTGGCGATCATGCTGCTGGTCGCGACCGGGCTGCGGGAACGGGTGATGAGCGCGGTGCCGCTCGGCCTGCGGAAGGCCATCGCCATCGGCATCGGCCTGTTCATCTTCATGATCGGCCTGGTCGACTCCGGCTTCGTCAGCCGCGTCCCGGACGCCGCGCACACCACCGTTCCGTTGCAGCTCGGGGCCACCGGCCACCTCAACGGCTGGCCGGTGCTGGTCTTCGTGCTCGGGGTGCTGATCACCTTGGGGCTGATCGTCCGCAAGGTGCCCGGCGCCATCCTGATCAGCATCGTGGCCATGACCGTCCTCGCGGTGATCCTGGACCTGGTGGCCAAGGTCCCGGCGGCCTCCTGGGGGCTGACCGTCCCCAAGTGGCCCGGCAACCCGGTCTCCACCCCCGACTTCGGGCTGGTCGGCAAGGTGAGCCTGTTCGGCGGTTTCCACGAGGTGGGCATCGTCACCGGCGTGCTCTTCGTCTTCACCGTGCTGCTGTCCGGCTTCTTCGACGCGATGGGCACCATCCTCGGCGTCAGCGACGAGGCGCACCTGCTCACCGAAAAGGGCGACCTGCCGGGCATGAACCGGGTGCTGATGGTGGACGGGATCGCCACCGCGCTCGGCGGCGCCACCTCCAGCTCGGCCAACACCTGCTTCGTGGAGTCGACCACCGGCGTCGGCGAGGGCGCCCGTACCGGCCTGGCCAGCGTGGTCACCGGCCTGATGTTCGCGCTCTCGCTCTTCCTGACCCCGCTGGCCACCATGGTCCCGGCGCAGGCGGCCACCCCGGCGCTGATCGCGGTGGGCTTCCTGATCCTGGCGGGCAGCGTCCGGGACATCGACTGGAGCGACTTCACCATCGCCATCCCGGCGTTCGTGACGATGCTGATGATGCCGTTCACCTACTCGATCACCAACGGCATCGGCATGGGCTTCATCAGCTTCTGCGTGCTGCGCCTGGTGGCCGGCCGCGGCCGTGAGGTGCCGGTCGCCCTCTACGTGGTCTCGGCGGTCTTCGCCTTCTACTACCTGATGCCGCCGCTCCACCTGACCTGA
- a CDS encoding DUF2530 domain-containing protein, which yields MKSKWTPQHETPEPLEANDVAIVTGGTIVWFVLFLVQLPFYGWFADRGHAWWIWSCLAGAGLGVIGIWYVRRRRAAIQRHRDRA from the coding sequence ATGAAGTCGAAGTGGACGCCTCAGCACGAGACGCCTGAGCCGTTGGAAGCGAACGATGTCGCGATCGTCACCGGCGGCACGATCGTCTGGTTCGTCCTCTTCCTGGTCCAGCTCCCGTTCTACGGGTGGTTCGCGGACCGGGGGCACGCGTGGTGGATCTGGAGTTGCCTGGCGGGGGCGGGGCTCGGGGTGATCGGTATCTGGTACGTACGCCGTCGGCGCGCCGCGATCCAAAGGCACCGCGACCGCGCGTGA
- a CDS encoding HAD-IC family P-type ATPase, which produces MARGDVNDVPARSSRSVREIVRANVLTRFNAILGVLFLIVLVVGPVQDGLFGVVIVANTAIGIVQEVRAKRTLDGLAVVGEARPVVRRDGVARPVAASAIVLDDVIELGPGDKCVVDGRVTAADGLEIDESLLTGEADPVHKRPGDPVLSGSFVVAGSGAFTATRVGREAYAAQLAEEASRFTLVRSELRSGISEILRYVTWMMVPVAVGLVASQLYVQRHDWREAVRRMVGGIVPMVPEGLVLLTSVAFAIGVVRLGRRRCLVQELPAIEGLARVDTVCLDKTGTLTEGGMALTEVRTVDDAVADADVREVLAALGRAEPRPNASLRAIVDGCPDGSGRLRPADALPFSSARKYSGARLSGPDGGDGATWLLGAPDVLLPPGDPRLAEADALGARGLRVLLLARSGRAPHDPRVTQGARPAALVVLEQRLRGDAAETLAYFARQRVAAKVISGDNAVSVGAVAARLGLAGADEPVDARGLPGTPDAMAPAVERGTVFGRVTPRQKHDMVTALRSRGHVVAMTGDGVNDVLALKEADIGVAMGSGSAATRAVAQIVLLDDGFSALPSVVAEGRRVIGNITRVSRLFLTKTVYSVLLALLVVVSRVPYPFLPRHLTLLSTLTIGVPSFFLALAPGDERARPRFVRRVMRFALPAGVVAGAAAFASYVMARAVYGGAAGTREAQTSAATLTLFVVSMWVLTIVARPWTWWRVLLVAAMAAGFVVVLAVPVLQRFFALRLVGAEAPWGAAGIGAVACLVVEAVWRRNGEG; this is translated from the coding sequence GTGGCTCGGGGGGACGTCAACGACGTTCCGGCGAGGTCGTCGCGGTCGGTGCGGGAGATCGTCCGGGCCAACGTGTTGACCCGGTTCAACGCCATCCTGGGGGTCCTCTTCCTGATCGTGCTGGTGGTCGGGCCGGTGCAGGACGGTCTGTTCGGCGTCGTGATCGTGGCGAACACCGCCATCGGGATCGTGCAGGAGGTGCGGGCCAAGCGGACGCTGGACGGGCTGGCGGTGGTCGGGGAGGCGCGGCCGGTGGTGCGGCGGGACGGGGTGGCCCGGCCGGTGGCGGCGTCGGCGATCGTGCTGGACGACGTGATCGAGCTGGGCCCGGGCGACAAGTGCGTGGTGGACGGACGGGTCACGGCGGCGGACGGGCTGGAGATCGACGAGTCGCTGCTGACCGGCGAGGCTGACCCGGTGCACAAGCGGCCCGGGGACCCGGTGCTGTCGGGGAGTTTCGTGGTGGCCGGCAGCGGGGCGTTCACCGCGACCCGGGTCGGCCGCGAGGCGTACGCGGCCCAACTGGCCGAGGAGGCGAGCCGGTTCACCCTGGTGCGCTCCGAACTGCGGTCGGGGATCAGCGAGATCCTGCGGTACGTGACGTGGATGATGGTCCCGGTGGCCGTCGGGCTGGTGGCGAGCCAGTTGTACGTGCAGCGTCACGACTGGCGGGAGGCGGTGCGCCGGATGGTCGGCGGCATCGTGCCGATGGTGCCGGAGGGCCTGGTGCTGCTGACGTCGGTGGCGTTCGCCATCGGGGTGGTGCGGCTGGGCCGGCGGCGGTGCCTGGTGCAGGAGCTGCCGGCGATCGAGGGGCTGGCCCGGGTGGACACGGTGTGCCTGGACAAGACCGGCACGCTGACCGAGGGCGGCATGGCACTCACCGAGGTGCGGACGGTGGACGACGCGGTGGCCGACGCGGACGTACGGGAGGTGCTCGCGGCGCTGGGCCGGGCCGAGCCGCGGCCCAACGCCAGCCTCCGGGCGATCGTCGACGGGTGCCCGGACGGTTCCGGGCGGCTGCGGCCGGCGGACGCGTTGCCGTTCTCCTCGGCCCGCAAGTACAGCGGTGCGCGGCTGTCCGGGCCGGACGGCGGGGACGGCGCGACCTGGCTGCTGGGCGCCCCCGACGTCCTGTTGCCGCCGGGCGATCCCCGGCTCGCCGAGGCCGACGCGCTCGGGGCGCGCGGGCTGCGGGTGCTGCTGCTCGCCCGCAGCGGACGGGCCCCGCACGACCCGCGGGTGACGCAGGGGGCGCGGCCGGCCGCGTTGGTGGTGCTGGAGCAGCGGCTGCGCGGCGACGCGGCGGAGACGCTCGCGTACTTCGCCCGGCAGCGGGTCGCCGCCAAGGTGATCTCGGGCGACAACGCGGTCTCCGTGGGCGCCGTCGCCGCCCGGCTGGGGCTGGCGGGGGCCGACGAGCCGGTGGACGCCCGGGGGTTGCCCGGCACCCCGGACGCGATGGCCCCGGCGGTCGAACGCGGCACGGTCTTCGGCCGGGTCACCCCGCGGCAGAAGCACGACATGGTCACCGCGCTGCGTTCGCGCGGCCACGTGGTGGCGATGACCGGGGACGGCGTCAACGACGTGCTGGCGCTGAAGGAGGCCGACATCGGGGTGGCGATGGGGTCGGGGAGCGCGGCGACCCGCGCGGTGGCGCAGATCGTGCTGCTCGACGACGGGTTCTCGGCGCTGCCGTCGGTGGTCGCCGAGGGCCGCCGGGTGATCGGCAACATCACCCGGGTCTCCCGGCTGTTCCTCACCAAGACGGTCTACTCGGTGCTGCTGGCGCTGCTGGTGGTGGTCTCGCGGGTGCCGTACCCGTTCCTGCCGCGCCATCTGACGCTGCTGAGCACGCTGACGATCGGGGTGCCCTCGTTCTTCCTGGCGCTGGCGCCGGGCGACGAGCGGGCCCGGCCGCGGTTCGTGCGCCGGGTGATGCGGTTCGCGCTGCCGGCCGGGGTGGTGGCGGGTGCGGCGGCGTTCGCGTCGTACGTGATGGCGCGGGCGGTCTACGGCGGGGCGGCGGGGACGCGGGAGGCGCAGACCAGCGCGGCGACGCTGACGCTCTTCGTGGTGTCGATGTGGGTGCTGACGATCGTGGCGCGGCCGTGGACGTGGTGGCGGGTGCTGCTGGTGGCGGCAATGGCGGCCGGGTTCGTGGTGGTGCTGGCCGTGCCGGTGCTGCAACGGTTCTTCGCGCTGCGGCTGGTGGGGGCCGAGGCGCCGTGGGGCGCGGCGGGCATCGGCGCGGTGGCGTGCCTGGTGGTCGAGGCGGTGTGGCGGCGGAACGGGGAGGGGTGA